The nucleotide sequence ttcaacaatttggtgataTCTATCGAATTGTCAACATTGTTGAGCGTAACATTTTTCAAGCCATAGTGCAAGGTAGTTGTAAACGAGTTTGTTTCCAAGTCAGGCGTATCTGGATTTACCAACAAAACAGTATACAAGCTTTTGTTACCCTCGATTCGgtcaaattcttgaatatGTATTGTAGGCGGTTCTGAAACAGCAAATGCGGGTAATAATGAACCCGGTGTAACCCATTGACTGAATTGATCATCTGTATTGTGAGTGAATTTAACTTTCACATCAGCTTTTGGTACCAATGTTGGCAAGGTATCTGGGATAACATGTAACTGTTCTAGTCTTTGCATAGTAACTAGCAAGTCATAGTTTTCCCACTTCTCCTTTAACAAATGTCTATACACTGGTTGTGATTTGTCTAGTTGTTGAGGGTCGACAAACTCGGCATTGTATAAAACTTCAGGATTTTCAATCTCAGCTTCCACCAaatatttatcaatttgattctttatAGTTAGTGCATCCTTCTCAGATTTCGCATTTTCAAGAGACATCTTCAAACGATGTATAACTTTATACTTTGCATCAGCTTCATTTTCTAAAATC is from Candida orthopsilosis Co 90-125, chromosome 1 draft sequence and encodes:
- a CDS encoding Mrpl35 protein (S. cerevisiae homolog MRPL35 is structural constituent of mitochondrial large ribosomal subunit); amino-acid sequence: MMSTRSGLKKALLLFRRAQSTKASGAWTDFSERAASLRINNDPIKETLFGKVDPEMGPASLTNKEERLAYHSPIAIDETFQMAYKILENEADAKYKVIHRLKMSLENAKSEKDALTIKNQIDKYLVEAEIENPEVLYNAEFVDPQQLDKSQPVYRHLLKEKWENYDLLVTMQRLEQLHVIPDTLPTLVPKADVKVKFTHNTDDQFSQWVTPGSLLPAFAVSEPPTIHIQEFDRIEGNKSLYTVLLVNPDTPDLETNSFTTTLHYGLKNVTLNNVDNSIDITKLLKVGPKVTFQEYVPLMPEKNAPAQRACLWVFRQSKELGGIADSKENFDIREFVAKHGLTPIGAHVWRQKFDRSVPEIRQLYGLGEGRVYEKARSMDPINL